TCATATTTTATGTTAATATAAAATGTCTACTTCTTTCCTCACCCTACAAAAAAATCATATACTAGCCGCACCCTAAAATTATTAACAAATGCCAGGCAAGAAAGGAAAAGATGCATCCATATATCCTCTCCTCATGGTGAACTTCATCGGGACCATGGGGATAAGTCTAGTTCTTCCTTTCCTTATTTTTCTGGTGGAAAGATTTGGCGGCAATGCTCTTGTTTATGGGCTTCTCTCCTCGATGTATCCGTTTTTCCAGTTAATAGGTTCACCTCTTCTTGGAAAATGGTCTGACATTTACGGGAGAAAAAAAGTCCTGTTCGTCAGTCAGGCAGGAACTCTGCTCTCATGGATATTGTTCCTTATAGCGCTCTTTATACCTGTAACAATATTGGCCAATATTGATTCGAGTCTGCTTGGAAAATTCATGATCAGCATACCTTTGCTAATACTCTTTTTTGCAAGAGGTCTCGATGGCCTGACCGGTGGCAATGTCTCCGTATCCAACGCCTATATTGCCGATATCAGCACAGATCAGGATCGCAGCAGCAACTTCGGAAAACTCTCTGTTTCCACAAATCTGGGTTTCATCCTGGGGCCGGCACTTGCAGGTATTCTGAGCGTGACAATTTACGGTGAAGCACTTCCGGTTATGGCTGCCATTTTGATCGCTCTTGCAGGGCTGGTAATGATAGCATTGTACATTCCTGAGACACGAAACAAAAAATCTGGTTCCGGCAGTGATCTGATGCATGGCAATCAGGAGTCCATTGATGAAAACAATCCCGGTGAGAATCACAAAAAAGGTATCAGAGATATCTGGAAAATGCCTGATCTTCGTCTGATGTTCATTATCTATTTCCTGATATTCCTGGGATTCAATACTTTCTACACGGCATTTCCGGTTCATGCGGCAAATTACCTTCAGTGGAGCATAGCAGAACTGGGCTTCTTTTTTTCATTCCTGAGCATCGTGCTTGTAATTGTCGAAGGCCCCGTACTCTCATATGTGTCTAAAAGGTCAAGGGATTCCACAATGATAATAGGCGGCAGTCTCATACTTGGCCTGAACTTTGTTGTGCTAACTTTCGGCACCACGTTCTTCACATATGTGGCAGCAGTACTGCTGGCTCTGGGTAATGGTTTTATGTGGCCTTCCATCCAATCCATGCTCGCAAGACTTGCAGGAAAAGACAATCAGGGTCTGGTTCAGGGAGTATCCGGCAGCGTCATGAGCTTTGCCGGTATCTTCGGTCTGATAGGCGGAGGCTTTGTTTACGAGCTTGTCGGAATCTGGTCTTTCCTTCTGACCGCAGCCATAATTGCCTGCGTGGTAATTCTGTCAATTCGCCTGCGTCCGTTTGATGCACCTGCATCTCATAGCTAACCGTAATTCCCAAAGTAACCATCCGCCGAAGGCGGCACATTCCTATGCTGCTGTACAGAATATTTGTCATCAGGTCATTATATTTGTACAAAAAATTCTACCGACGTACTGAGAAGAAAGTACAATGTATTTGCAGAACATTTTGTTTATTCTGGTGGGAAAACGCCGGCTTCGCCGTACCCTTCGGGTTCACTCAAGTTATCCATGAACCAGGAGGATCTCGTTTGCTGCTTTCCTTTAAGTTTTAATGGTGGAAATTCCACAGAGCCAGAATAATCATAAAAATCAAAGTAGTGGAAGTTCGGAATGGAAGTCTATGCTCATCTGAGCATGTACTTCACATCATAACTGTTGGCAGGATATGCATACATCGCTTCTCTAACCTGTGAAAGTGTAAGTCCTGCTTTTATTGCAAGAGTAAATATGTTAATTACATCATCAGCCCCAGGTCCTATAAGGTGTGCGCCGACTATCCTTTCAGTATCTTTCTCTATTATCACCTTTGAAGCAGAGTATCCAAGATTCGTCCTTCTTGCAGAATAGAGTTTACTGAGGTCGCTGGTGATTATTCTATGCTTTTCCGTGGCATCTTCTTCTAATAATCCAACTGCTGCAAGTGTGGGGATAGTAAAAACAGCGGATGCGATTCCTGTGTAGTCCACTGTATGCTTATTTCCGTTAAGCAGATTAGAAGCAAGCACATTTGCCTGGAGGCTTGCAGTTGGTGTGAGTGCTGGTCCGGGTAGAATACAGTCACCGGCAGCATAAACGGCAGGATTTGATACACTTTGCAGGTACTCATTCACTGCAATTGCACCATGTTCTATTTTCACTCCGCCTTTTTCAGCTTCAAGTCCTTCTATGTCAGGAACCCTGCCAAGTCCATGAACCACCATGTTGCATTTGTGAGTAACTTCTTTTTGGGATTTGTTGTCATAGGTGATAAGTTCAAGTTCGGAACCTGCATCATCTGTCTCTTTGCTGTCGTTAGTTTTCCTTATCTCCCGAAGTTCCTGTCCGGTTATGACTTTGATGCCAACTTTTTCTGACGAATCCACTAATATACTAACAAGATCCTGGTCAAAGTTCTTGAGCAGATTCTCTCCTCTGTGGATTATGGTAACATCGACTCCGGCTCTTGCAGCAATGTGGGCAAATTCAAATGATATATATCCGCCGCCTGCAAATATTATTTTTTCAGGCAATGCTTTCAGGTCAAGGAACTCATCACTTGTAGTAAGATACTCAGCACCTGGGATGCTTATTTTTCTTGAGGTCGCACCGATTGCCAGTAATATATACTTTGAAGACACAAGTTTTTCTCCCACGAGCAAAGTGTTGCGGTCGTGAAAACTCACCACGCCATGATATGTGTCAATTCCCGCCTTTTTGAAAGCTGCTTCTTTCGGGTCGGTATATGAGTGGACAAGCTCATCTTTGAAGCGGATAATGTCAGCCCAGTCAAGGATTGGATCACAGTTGACACCTTTTTCCTGCATACGTCTTCCGCCATCAACTATCTCGGCTGCACCGCTAAGTATCTTTTTTGGAATACATCCGTGGAATGCGCATATGCCTCCAAAACCTGTTTTATCTGCAATGGCAACTCTCATCCCCGCAGCTTTGAGCTTATATGCGAGTGAAGAACCTGCAACTCCCGTACCAACTATAAAAGCATCGTAATCCATATCCATTATCATGACTCCAGTGACCGTCTTACCAAAATATACTGACATCTGATTATAATTTTCCTGTCAAAAAAGAGGTAATTATTTCAGGAATCTTCATCGTACTGAATTGTTATTATACTGTCAACAGAGATGTGAGAATATCGGTCTTTGGTTATTTCAAGGGTAAGCACACCGTCACTGCATGCTTTGACATTTCCACGGAACGTGAGAATGCCTCCGCAATATACGATAACGTCCTTTCCCATCAAATGTTCGACAATAAATGGTTGGATATCTAACCTTTCTTCCATCTCAATCCCTGCCCTGTTTCTGGTATTTACAAATTATATTGACACGGTTAATATAAGTATTGATTGCTGTTTTTTATATAAAAAGCCAGAAATTCCCCTTCCAAAAGAAAGAAATAGTTCCCAAAGAATAAATAGTGCGACTTCTATCTACCTAGCAAAGCGGAGTATATCTATGGCTGACAAAAGAAAAAAGCGAGGTTTTTTTGACGATATCTTCAAAGAAGGTAGTTTTACAGATATCGAAGATATCATAGATCAGATGATGGAGAAGTTCGGTCTTAACTTCGAAGATTTTGAAAAACAGCCATTTTTCTATGGTTTTTCAGTTTCCCGTCATCCTGGTGAGGAGCCTGAGATCAGGGAATTCGGAAATATCTTCTCAG
The sequence above is a segment of the uncultured Methanolobus sp. genome. Coding sequences within it:
- a CDS encoding MM0924 family protein, producing the protein MQPFIVEHLMGKDVIVYCGGILTFRGNVKACSDGVLTLEITKDRYSHISVDSIITIQYDEDS
- a CDS encoding MFS transporter, with the translated sequence MPGKKGKDASIYPLLMVNFIGTMGISLVLPFLIFLVERFGGNALVYGLLSSMYPFFQLIGSPLLGKWSDIYGRKKVLFVSQAGTLLSWILFLIALFIPVTILANIDSSLLGKFMISIPLLILFFARGLDGLTGGNVSVSNAYIADISTDQDRSSNFGKLSVSTNLGFILGPALAGILSVTIYGEALPVMAAILIALAGLVMIALYIPETRNKKSGSGSDLMHGNQESIDENNPGENHKKGIRDIWKMPDLRLMFIIYFLIFLGFNTFYTAFPVHAANYLQWSIAELGFFFSFLSIVLVIVEGPVLSYVSKRSRDSTMIIGGSLILGLNFVVLTFGTTFFTYVAAVLLALGNGFMWPSIQSMLARLAGKDNQGLVQGVSGSVMSFAGIFGLIGGGFVYELVGIWSFLLTAAIIACVVILSIRLRPFDAPASHS
- a CDS encoding NAD(P)/FAD-dependent oxidoreductase yields the protein MSVYFGKTVTGVMIMDMDYDAFIVGTGVAGSSLAYKLKAAGMRVAIADKTGFGGICAFHGCIPKKILSGAAEIVDGGRRMQEKGVNCDPILDWADIIRFKDELVHSYTDPKEAAFKKAGIDTYHGVVSFHDRNTLLVGEKLVSSKYILLAIGATSRKISIPGAEYLTTSDEFLDLKALPEKIIFAGGGYISFEFAHIAARAGVDVTIIHRGENLLKNFDQDLVSILVDSSEKVGIKVITGQELREIRKTNDSKETDDAGSELELITYDNKSQKEVTHKCNMVVHGLGRVPDIEGLEAEKGGVKIEHGAIAVNEYLQSVSNPAVYAAGDCILPGPALTPTASLQANVLASNLLNGNKHTVDYTGIASAVFTIPTLAAVGLLEEDATEKHRIITSDLSKLYSARRTNLGYSASKVIIEKDTERIVGAHLIGPGADDVINIFTLAIKAGLTLSQVREAMYAYPANSYDVKYMLR